One Ricinus communis isolate WT05 ecotype wild-type chromosome 2, ASM1957865v1, whole genome shotgun sequence DNA segment encodes these proteins:
- the LOC8274632 gene encoding uncharacterized protein LOC8274632 isoform X5: MGASSSTAQTVSNEQREVESLVASTGAMPMLLNTFSKLKDPQTNTVSLQSLQQYFYLNYKNTDCEAPSSIPISFPVLLDHLGASVVDLFYITEKKEGISWVEFLRGYLKCCGRMPASLALNLLLKVFSTTCAKAGLPLKLEFESIDDVDCKIGGSLLAADVVMLLWVCWTMLWDSKTSTSLKGKGNLCLPDVSHLVLSAVISCVEDVSGLNLWDCDISALDVQIPAGKFLSWALTTVPCLTGCFTQFVHARLQSSASLEQDKSEPSTSSLGEISPREACNAYLLTLGRAWAISLNLRGTPSAEILKPYLPSDDIGAFENLLYRSSLNGRGLNRFWSNIEGYHGPLLLLVLATSGDAHEDSTGDRKWIIGALTQQGFENRDLFYGSSGSLYAICPVFHAFSPLGKDKNFVYSHLHPTSRVYEPHPKPVGIAFGGTIGNERIFIDEDFARITVRHHAGDKTYKHGSLFPSQEWA, encoded by the exons ATGGGAGCATCATCTTCGACAGCACAGACGGTTTCAAACGAACAACGAGAAGTGGAAAGTCTAGTAGCTTCAACAGGAGCCATGCCAATGCTTCTTAATACTTTCTCTAAACTTAAGGATCCTCAAACCAATACTGTTTCTCTCCAATCTCTTCAG caatatttctatttaaattataagaatacAGATTGTGAAGCACCCAGCAGCATACCCATTTCTTTTCCGGTATTATTGGATCATCTAGGTGCATCAGTTGTGGACTTATTTTATATCActgagaaaaaagaaggaatcAGCTGGGTTGAgtttttaaggggttatttgaAATGTTGCGGGAGGATGCCTGCTTCACTGGCACTCAATCTGTTGCTGAAAGtattttctactacttgtGCAAAAGCTGGACTTCCTCTGAAACTAGAGTTTGAATCAATTGATGATGTTGATTGTAAGATAGGTGGGTCTCTTTTGGCCGCTGATGTTGTTATGCTTCTTTGGGTATGTTGGACCATGTTGTGGGATTCTAAAACTTCCACATCTTTGAAAGGGAAAGGAAATTTATGTCTTCCAGATGTTAGTCATTTAGTGTTATCAGCAGTTATTTCGTGTGTTGAAGATGTCAGTGGGCTGAATTTATGGGATTGTGATATCTCAGCCTTGGATGTTCAAATTCCTGCTGGGAAGTTTCTTTCTTGGGCTTTGACAACGGTGCCATGCCTCACTGGTTGCTTCACACAATTTGTCCATGCTAGACTTCAAAGTTCAGCTTCTCTAGAG CAGGATAAGTCAGAACCTTCAACTTCATCATTAGGAGAAATCTCTCCAAGAGAGGCATGTAATGCTTATTTACTAACTCTTGGAAGAGCGTGGGCAATCTCTCTTAACCTCAGGGGGACACCAAGTGCTGAAATCTTGAAACCATACTTACCTAGTGACGATATTGGAGCATTTGAAAATCTTCTTTACCG GTCATCTCTTAATGGGAGGGGCTTGAACAGATTCTGGTCTAACATTGAAGGCTATCATGGTCCTTTGCTACTTTTGGTTCTTGCTACTTCTGGAGATGCCCACGAGGATAGTACCGGCGACAGAAAATGGATCATAGGTGCACTTACACAGCAGGGTTTTGAAAATAGGGACCTGTTCTATGGAAGCTCTGGAAGCTTGTATGCTATCTGTCCAGTCTTCCATGCATTCTCACCTTTGG GGAAAGATAAAAACTTTGTTTACAGCCACTTGCATCCTACCAGTAGAGTTTATGAGCCACATCCGAAGCCCGTGGGAATTGCATTTGGAGGCACAATTGGGAATGAGAgaatttttattgatgaagACTTCGCAAGGATTACTGTTCGTCATCATGCTGGTGACAAAACATACAAACATGGTTCCCTTTTTCCATCCCAG GAATGGGCGTAA
- the LOC8274632 gene encoding uncharacterized protein LOC8274632 isoform X3, with protein MGASSSTAQTVSNEQREVESLVASTGAMPMLLNTFSKLKDPQTNTVSLQSLQQYFYLNYKNTDCEAPSSIPISFPVLLDHLGASVVDLFYITEKKEGISWVEFLRGYLKCCGRMPASLALNLLLKVFSTTCAKAGLPLKLEFESIDDVDCKIALDVQIPAGKFLSWALTTVPCLTGCFTQFVHARLQSSASLEQDKSEPSTSSLGEISPREACNAYLLTLGRAWAISLNLRGTPSAEILKPYLPSDDIGAFENLLYRSSLNGRGLNRFWSNIEGYHGPLLLLVLATSGDAHEDSTGDRKWIIGALTQQGFENRDLFYGSSGSLYAICPVFHAFSPLGKDKNFVYSHLHPTSRVYEPHPKPVGIAFGGTIGNERIFIDEDFARITVRHHAGDKTYKHGSLFPSQGFLPVEASILEVEVWGLGGKTAKEVQTSYKRREELFIEQRRKVDLKTFASWEDSPEKMMMDMMSDPNVVRREDR; from the exons ATGGGAGCATCATCTTCGACAGCACAGACGGTTTCAAACGAACAACGAGAAGTGGAAAGTCTAGTAGCTTCAACAGGAGCCATGCCAATGCTTCTTAATACTTTCTCTAAACTTAAGGATCCTCAAACCAATACTGTTTCTCTCCAATCTCTTCAG caatatttctatttaaattataagaatacAGATTGTGAAGCACCCAGCAGCATACCCATTTCTTTTCCGGTATTATTGGATCATCTAGGTGCATCAGTTGTGGACTTATTTTATATCActgagaaaaaagaaggaatcAGCTGGGTTGAgtttttaaggggttatttgaAATGTTGCGGGAGGATGCCTGCTTCACTGGCACTCAATCTGTTGCTGAAAGtattttctactacttgtGCAAAAGCTGGACTTCCTCTGAAACTAGAGTTTGAATCAATTGATGATGTTGATTGTAAGATAG CCTTGGATGTTCAAATTCCTGCTGGGAAGTTTCTTTCTTGGGCTTTGACAACGGTGCCATGCCTCACTGGTTGCTTCACACAATTTGTCCATGCTAGACTTCAAAGTTCAGCTTCTCTAGAG CAGGATAAGTCAGAACCTTCAACTTCATCATTAGGAGAAATCTCTCCAAGAGAGGCATGTAATGCTTATTTACTAACTCTTGGAAGAGCGTGGGCAATCTCTCTTAACCTCAGGGGGACACCAAGTGCTGAAATCTTGAAACCATACTTACCTAGTGACGATATTGGAGCATTTGAAAATCTTCTTTACCG GTCATCTCTTAATGGGAGGGGCTTGAACAGATTCTGGTCTAACATTGAAGGCTATCATGGTCCTTTGCTACTTTTGGTTCTTGCTACTTCTGGAGATGCCCACGAGGATAGTACCGGCGACAGAAAATGGATCATAGGTGCACTTACACAGCAGGGTTTTGAAAATAGGGACCTGTTCTATGGAAGCTCTGGAAGCTTGTATGCTATCTGTCCAGTCTTCCATGCATTCTCACCTTTGG GGAAAGATAAAAACTTTGTTTACAGCCACTTGCATCCTACCAGTAGAGTTTATGAGCCACATCCGAAGCCCGTGGGAATTGCATTTGGAGGCACAATTGGGAATGAGAgaatttttattgatgaagACTTCGCAAGGATTACTGTTCGTCATCATGCTGGTGACAAAACATACAAACATGGTTCCCTTTTTCCATCCCAG GGATTTCTCCCTGTTGAAGCTTCAATTTTGGAAGTCGAAGTTTGGGGATTAGGTGGGAAGACAGCTAAGGAAGTCCAAACTTCATATAAGAGAAGAGAGGAACTTTTCATTGAACAAAGACGCAAG GTTGACTTGAAAACTTTTGCAAGCTGGGAAGATTCACCTGagaagatgatgatggatATGATGTCCGACCCCAATGTAGTTCGCAGGGAAGACCGCTGA
- the LOC8274632 gene encoding uncharacterized protein LOC8274632 isoform X4 translates to MGASSSTAQTVSNEQREVESLVASTGAMPMLLNTFSKLKDPQTNTVSLQSLQQYFYLNYKNTDCEAPSSIPISFPVLLDHLGASVVDLFYITEKKEGISWVEFLRGYLKCCGRMPASLALNLLLKVFSTTCAKAGLPLKLEFESIDDVDCKIALDVQIPAGKFLSWALTTVPCLTGCFTQFVHARLQSSASLEDKSEPSTSSLGEISPREACNAYLLTLGRAWAISLNLRGTPSAEILKPYLPSDDIGAFENLLYRSSLNGRGLNRFWSNIEGYHGPLLLLVLATSGDAHEDSTGDRKWIIGALTQQGFENRDLFYGSSGSLYAICPVFHAFSPLGKDKNFVYSHLHPTSRVYEPHPKPVGIAFGGTIGNERIFIDEDFARITVRHHAGDKTYKHGSLFPSQGFLPVEASILEVEVWGLGGKTAKEVQTSYKRREELFIEQRRKVDLKTFASWEDSPEKMMMDMMSDPNVVRREDR, encoded by the exons ATGGGAGCATCATCTTCGACAGCACAGACGGTTTCAAACGAACAACGAGAAGTGGAAAGTCTAGTAGCTTCAACAGGAGCCATGCCAATGCTTCTTAATACTTTCTCTAAACTTAAGGATCCTCAAACCAATACTGTTTCTCTCCAATCTCTTCAG caatatttctatttaaattataagaatacAGATTGTGAAGCACCCAGCAGCATACCCATTTCTTTTCCGGTATTATTGGATCATCTAGGTGCATCAGTTGTGGACTTATTTTATATCActgagaaaaaagaaggaatcAGCTGGGTTGAgtttttaaggggttatttgaAATGTTGCGGGAGGATGCCTGCTTCACTGGCACTCAATCTGTTGCTGAAAGtattttctactacttgtGCAAAAGCTGGACTTCCTCTGAAACTAGAGTTTGAATCAATTGATGATGTTGATTGTAAGATAG CCTTGGATGTTCAAATTCCTGCTGGGAAGTTTCTTTCTTGGGCTTTGACAACGGTGCCATGCCTCACTGGTTGCTTCACACAATTTGTCCATGCTAGACTTCAAAGTTCAGCTTCTCTAGAG GATAAGTCAGAACCTTCAACTTCATCATTAGGAGAAATCTCTCCAAGAGAGGCATGTAATGCTTATTTACTAACTCTTGGAAGAGCGTGGGCAATCTCTCTTAACCTCAGGGGGACACCAAGTGCTGAAATCTTGAAACCATACTTACCTAGTGACGATATTGGAGCATTTGAAAATCTTCTTTACCG GTCATCTCTTAATGGGAGGGGCTTGAACAGATTCTGGTCTAACATTGAAGGCTATCATGGTCCTTTGCTACTTTTGGTTCTTGCTACTTCTGGAGATGCCCACGAGGATAGTACCGGCGACAGAAAATGGATCATAGGTGCACTTACACAGCAGGGTTTTGAAAATAGGGACCTGTTCTATGGAAGCTCTGGAAGCTTGTATGCTATCTGTCCAGTCTTCCATGCATTCTCACCTTTGG GGAAAGATAAAAACTTTGTTTACAGCCACTTGCATCCTACCAGTAGAGTTTATGAGCCACATCCGAAGCCCGTGGGAATTGCATTTGGAGGCACAATTGGGAATGAGAgaatttttattgatgaagACTTCGCAAGGATTACTGTTCGTCATCATGCTGGTGACAAAACATACAAACATGGTTCCCTTTTTCCATCCCAG GGATTTCTCCCTGTTGAAGCTTCAATTTTGGAAGTCGAAGTTTGGGGATTAGGTGGGAAGACAGCTAAGGAAGTCCAAACTTCATATAAGAGAAGAGAGGAACTTTTCATTGAACAAAGACGCAAG GTTGACTTGAAAACTTTTGCAAGCTGGGAAGATTCACCTGagaagatgatgatggatATGATGTCCGACCCCAATGTAGTTCGCAGGGAAGACCGCTGA
- the LOC8274632 gene encoding uncharacterized protein LOC8274632 isoform X1: protein MGASSSTAQTVSNEQREVESLVASTGAMPMLLNTFSKLKDPQTNTVSLQSLQQYFYLNYKNTDCEAPSSIPISFPVLLDHLGASVVDLFYITEKKEGISWVEFLRGYLKCCGRMPASLALNLLLKVFSTTCAKAGLPLKLEFESIDDVDCKIGGSLLAADVVMLLWVCWTMLWDSKTSTSLKGKGNLCLPDVSHLVLSAVISCVEDVSGLNLWDCDISALDVQIPAGKFLSWALTTVPCLTGCFTQFVHARLQSSASLEQDKSEPSTSSLGEISPREACNAYLLTLGRAWAISLNLRGTPSAEILKPYLPSDDIGAFENLLYRSSLNGRGLNRFWSNIEGYHGPLLLLVLATSGDAHEDSTGDRKWIIGALTQQGFENRDLFYGSSGSLYAICPVFHAFSPLGKDKNFVYSHLHPTSRVYEPHPKPVGIAFGGTIGNERIFIDEDFARITVRHHAGDKTYKHGSLFPSQGFLPVEASILEVEVWGLGGKTAKEVQTSYKRREELFIEQRRKVDLKTFASWEDSPEKMMMDMMSDPNVVRREDR, encoded by the exons ATGGGAGCATCATCTTCGACAGCACAGACGGTTTCAAACGAACAACGAGAAGTGGAAAGTCTAGTAGCTTCAACAGGAGCCATGCCAATGCTTCTTAATACTTTCTCTAAACTTAAGGATCCTCAAACCAATACTGTTTCTCTCCAATCTCTTCAG caatatttctatttaaattataagaatacAGATTGTGAAGCACCCAGCAGCATACCCATTTCTTTTCCGGTATTATTGGATCATCTAGGTGCATCAGTTGTGGACTTATTTTATATCActgagaaaaaagaaggaatcAGCTGGGTTGAgtttttaaggggttatttgaAATGTTGCGGGAGGATGCCTGCTTCACTGGCACTCAATCTGTTGCTGAAAGtattttctactacttgtGCAAAAGCTGGACTTCCTCTGAAACTAGAGTTTGAATCAATTGATGATGTTGATTGTAAGATAGGTGGGTCTCTTTTGGCCGCTGATGTTGTTATGCTTCTTTGGGTATGTTGGACCATGTTGTGGGATTCTAAAACTTCCACATCTTTGAAAGGGAAAGGAAATTTATGTCTTCCAGATGTTAGTCATTTAGTGTTATCAGCAGTTATTTCGTGTGTTGAAGATGTCAGTGGGCTGAATTTATGGGATTGTGATATCTCAGCCTTGGATGTTCAAATTCCTGCTGGGAAGTTTCTTTCTTGGGCTTTGACAACGGTGCCATGCCTCACTGGTTGCTTCACACAATTTGTCCATGCTAGACTTCAAAGTTCAGCTTCTCTAGAG CAGGATAAGTCAGAACCTTCAACTTCATCATTAGGAGAAATCTCTCCAAGAGAGGCATGTAATGCTTATTTACTAACTCTTGGAAGAGCGTGGGCAATCTCTCTTAACCTCAGGGGGACACCAAGTGCTGAAATCTTGAAACCATACTTACCTAGTGACGATATTGGAGCATTTGAAAATCTTCTTTACCG GTCATCTCTTAATGGGAGGGGCTTGAACAGATTCTGGTCTAACATTGAAGGCTATCATGGTCCTTTGCTACTTTTGGTTCTTGCTACTTCTGGAGATGCCCACGAGGATAGTACCGGCGACAGAAAATGGATCATAGGTGCACTTACACAGCAGGGTTTTGAAAATAGGGACCTGTTCTATGGAAGCTCTGGAAGCTTGTATGCTATCTGTCCAGTCTTCCATGCATTCTCACCTTTGG GGAAAGATAAAAACTTTGTTTACAGCCACTTGCATCCTACCAGTAGAGTTTATGAGCCACATCCGAAGCCCGTGGGAATTGCATTTGGAGGCACAATTGGGAATGAGAgaatttttattgatgaagACTTCGCAAGGATTACTGTTCGTCATCATGCTGGTGACAAAACATACAAACATGGTTCCCTTTTTCCATCCCAG GGATTTCTCCCTGTTGAAGCTTCAATTTTGGAAGTCGAAGTTTGGGGATTAGGTGGGAAGACAGCTAAGGAAGTCCAAACTTCATATAAGAGAAGAGAGGAACTTTTCATTGAACAAAGACGCAAG GTTGACTTGAAAACTTTTGCAAGCTGGGAAGATTCACCTGagaagatgatgatggatATGATGTCCGACCCCAATGTAGTTCGCAGGGAAGACCGCTGA
- the LOC8274632 gene encoding uncharacterized protein LOC8274632 isoform X2, whose amino-acid sequence MGASSSTAQTVSNEQREVESLVASTGAMPMLLNTFSKLKDPQTNTVSLQSLQQYFYLNYKNTDCEAPSSIPISFPVLLDHLGASVVDLFYITEKKEGISWVEFLRGYLKCCGRMPASLALNLLLKVFSTTCAKAGLPLKLEFESIDDVDCKIGGSLLAADVVMLLWVCWTMLWDSKTSTSLKGKGNLCLPDVSHLVLSAVISCVEDVSGLNLWDCDISALDVQIPAGKFLSWALTTVPCLTGCFTQFVHARLQSSASLEDKSEPSTSSLGEISPREACNAYLLTLGRAWAISLNLRGTPSAEILKPYLPSDDIGAFENLLYRSSLNGRGLNRFWSNIEGYHGPLLLLVLATSGDAHEDSTGDRKWIIGALTQQGFENRDLFYGSSGSLYAICPVFHAFSPLGKDKNFVYSHLHPTSRVYEPHPKPVGIAFGGTIGNERIFIDEDFARITVRHHAGDKTYKHGSLFPSQGFLPVEASILEVEVWGLGGKTAKEVQTSYKRREELFIEQRRKVDLKTFASWEDSPEKMMMDMMSDPNVVRREDR is encoded by the exons ATGGGAGCATCATCTTCGACAGCACAGACGGTTTCAAACGAACAACGAGAAGTGGAAAGTCTAGTAGCTTCAACAGGAGCCATGCCAATGCTTCTTAATACTTTCTCTAAACTTAAGGATCCTCAAACCAATACTGTTTCTCTCCAATCTCTTCAG caatatttctatttaaattataagaatacAGATTGTGAAGCACCCAGCAGCATACCCATTTCTTTTCCGGTATTATTGGATCATCTAGGTGCATCAGTTGTGGACTTATTTTATATCActgagaaaaaagaaggaatcAGCTGGGTTGAgtttttaaggggttatttgaAATGTTGCGGGAGGATGCCTGCTTCACTGGCACTCAATCTGTTGCTGAAAGtattttctactacttgtGCAAAAGCTGGACTTCCTCTGAAACTAGAGTTTGAATCAATTGATGATGTTGATTGTAAGATAGGTGGGTCTCTTTTGGCCGCTGATGTTGTTATGCTTCTTTGGGTATGTTGGACCATGTTGTGGGATTCTAAAACTTCCACATCTTTGAAAGGGAAAGGAAATTTATGTCTTCCAGATGTTAGTCATTTAGTGTTATCAGCAGTTATTTCGTGTGTTGAAGATGTCAGTGGGCTGAATTTATGGGATTGTGATATCTCAGCCTTGGATGTTCAAATTCCTGCTGGGAAGTTTCTTTCTTGGGCTTTGACAACGGTGCCATGCCTCACTGGTTGCTTCACACAATTTGTCCATGCTAGACTTCAAAGTTCAGCTTCTCTAGAG GATAAGTCAGAACCTTCAACTTCATCATTAGGAGAAATCTCTCCAAGAGAGGCATGTAATGCTTATTTACTAACTCTTGGAAGAGCGTGGGCAATCTCTCTTAACCTCAGGGGGACACCAAGTGCTGAAATCTTGAAACCATACTTACCTAGTGACGATATTGGAGCATTTGAAAATCTTCTTTACCG GTCATCTCTTAATGGGAGGGGCTTGAACAGATTCTGGTCTAACATTGAAGGCTATCATGGTCCTTTGCTACTTTTGGTTCTTGCTACTTCTGGAGATGCCCACGAGGATAGTACCGGCGACAGAAAATGGATCATAGGTGCACTTACACAGCAGGGTTTTGAAAATAGGGACCTGTTCTATGGAAGCTCTGGAAGCTTGTATGCTATCTGTCCAGTCTTCCATGCATTCTCACCTTTGG GGAAAGATAAAAACTTTGTTTACAGCCACTTGCATCCTACCAGTAGAGTTTATGAGCCACATCCGAAGCCCGTGGGAATTGCATTTGGAGGCACAATTGGGAATGAGAgaatttttattgatgaagACTTCGCAAGGATTACTGTTCGTCATCATGCTGGTGACAAAACATACAAACATGGTTCCCTTTTTCCATCCCAG GGATTTCTCCCTGTTGAAGCTTCAATTTTGGAAGTCGAAGTTTGGGGATTAGGTGGGAAGACAGCTAAGGAAGTCCAAACTTCATATAAGAGAAGAGAGGAACTTTTCATTGAACAAAGACGCAAG GTTGACTTGAAAACTTTTGCAAGCTGGGAAGATTCACCTGagaagatgatgatggatATGATGTCCGACCCCAATGTAGTTCGCAGGGAAGACCGCTGA